From Methylocystis sp. ATCC 49242, one genomic window encodes:
- a CDS encoding transglutaminase family protein has product MRIRIRHETIYRYSEPARSAIQSLRLTPRNYDGQHVAHWRIDVDRDCRLSQSEDAFGNIVNRFTADGPLESISTMVEGEVTTFDTAGVASGAVERFPTALYFRQTPLTASSRAIVDFARATTAGENGALGRLHALLGALYETMSFDTDASHAATTAVEAFAHKKGVCQDFAHLFIACARAIGAPARYVSGYYLRSDSDDQVAGHAWAEAHVEGLGWVGFDPAHGVSPGERHVRLAAALDYLGAAPIRGARIGGAGETMEVRVRVAPTNAQAQVQTQS; this is encoded by the coding sequence ATGCGCATTCGCATCCGCCACGAGACGATCTACCGCTACAGCGAACCGGCGCGATCGGCGATCCAGTCGCTGCGGCTGACGCCGCGCAACTACGATGGCCAGCATGTCGCGCATTGGCGCATCGACGTCGATCGCGACTGCCGCCTGAGCCAGTCGGAAGACGCCTTCGGCAATATCGTGAACCGCTTCACGGCCGACGGGCCGCTCGAATCGATCTCGACGATGGTCGAAGGCGAGGTCACTACCTTCGACACCGCCGGCGTCGCGTCAGGCGCGGTCGAGCGCTTCCCGACCGCGCTGTATTTCCGCCAGACGCCGCTCACCGCGTCGAGCCGCGCGATTGTCGATTTCGCTCGCGCGACAACAGCGGGCGAGAATGGAGCGCTCGGCCGACTGCACGCGCTGCTCGGCGCGCTTTACGAGACGATGAGCTTCGACACCGATGCGTCCCATGCTGCGACGACCGCGGTAGAGGCCTTCGCACACAAGAAGGGCGTCTGCCAGGATTTCGCCCATCTCTTTATCGCCTGCGCGCGCGCGATCGGCGCGCCGGCGCGATATGTGAGCGGCTATTACTTGCGGAGCGACAGCGACGATCAGGTGGCGGGTCACGCATGGGCGGAGGCCCATGTCGAGGGTCTCGGCTGGGTCGGGTTCGATCCGGCGCATGGCGTATCGCCGGGTGAGCGTCATGTGCGTCTCGCCGCCGCGCTGGATTATCTCGGCGCCGCCCCCATCCGCGGGGCGCGGATCGGCGGCGCTGGCGAAACCATGGAAGTCAGGGTGCGGGTCGCGCCGACCAATGCTCAGGCGCAGGTTCAGACGCAATCATGA
- a CDS encoding alpha-E domain-containing protein, whose protein sequence is MLSRTADNLYWLARYMERADFLARAIEASRRLASLPKTYGGAESEWESVLLSSGASEAFEDSGRPLDEANVVEFLTFAPDNPGSIRNCIEYARANARAVRTALTVEMWEAINGAYLEMKALEARRGAHSADELARFLEFVKQTSLTYDGGAYRTMLRNDAYWFSRVGLFVERADNTARLLDVKYHVLLPEKEVVGGSLDYFQWAAILRAVSAHTAYHWVYRTSMKPWLVADLLILRPEMPRSLISCYESIVRNLDYLARAHGRQGAAQRQARSVYGKLENLTMESVFQGGLHEFVQGFIGENNQLGTLISEQYLF, encoded by the coding sequence ATGCTTTCACGCACCGCCGACAACCTCTATTGGCTCGCCCGCTACATGGAGCGCGCCGACTTTCTCGCGCGCGCGATAGAAGCGTCGCGTCGTCTCGCCTCGCTGCCCAAGACCTACGGCGGCGCCGAATCGGAATGGGAAAGCGTGCTTCTCTCGTCGGGCGCATCTGAGGCGTTCGAGGATTCCGGGCGTCCGCTCGACGAAGCGAATGTGGTGGAGTTCCTCACCTTCGCGCCCGACAATCCGGGGTCGATCCGCAACTGCATCGAATACGCCCGCGCCAACGCGCGCGCCGTGCGCACCGCGCTCACGGTCGAGATGTGGGAGGCGATCAACGGCGCCTATCTCGAAATGAAAGCGCTCGAAGCGCGCCGCGGCGCCCATTCCGCCGACGAATTGGCGCGCTTTCTCGAATTCGTGAAACAGACGTCCCTCACATATGACGGCGGCGCCTATCGCACGATGCTGCGCAATGACGCCTACTGGTTCTCGCGCGTCGGTCTCTTCGTCGAGCGCGCCGACAACACCGCGCGCCTGCTCGACGTTAAATACCACGTGCTGCTGCCGGAGAAGGAGGTCGTCGGCGGCTCGCTCGACTATTTCCAATGGGCCGCGATCCTTCGCGCGGTCTCGGCGCACACCGCCTATCACTGGGTCTATCGCACCAGCATGAAACCGTGGCTCGTCGCCGACCTGCTCATCCTGCGCCCCGAGATGCCGCGTTCGCTCATTTCCTGCTACGAGAGCATCGTGCGCAATCTCGATTATCTCGCCCGCGCGCATGGGCGTCAGGGCGCGGCCCAGCGGCAGGCGCGCAGCGTCTATGGCAAGCTGGAAAATCTGACGATGGAGAGCGTCTTTCAGGGCGGCCTGCATGAATTCGTGCAGGGCTTCATCGGCGAGAACAATCAGCTTGGGACGCTGATCTCCGAACAATATCTGTTCTGA
- a CDS encoding circularly permuted type 2 ATP-grasp protein codes for MRVTQFDEMGGVNGATRAPYEKLSQWLAGTTPDLLASRREQAELLFRRIGITFAVYGAQDATERLIPFDILPRIIARSEWAALERGLVQRVTALNMFLKDLYNGGEALKAGIIPADLVYRNPGYCPEMAGRRVPHDIYVHIAGVDIVRTDDHGFYVLEDNARTPSGVSYMLENREVMMRLFPELFAMHRVAPIEDYPDELLATLRSVAPPRASSDPTIALMTPGQYNSAFYEHSFLADKLGVELVEGRDLFVKDDVVYMRTTEGPRRVDVIYRRIDDDFLDPLAFRPDSALGVAGLMGAYHAGNVTLANAVGTGVADDKATYTYMPDIIRFYLGEEPLLQNVPTHRCREPEALSYVLDNLDELVVKEVNGSGGYGMLVGPHATRAQIEEFRAKLKAHPDNFIAQPTLALSTCPVSVAQGVAPRHVDLRPFVLQGANGVRVVPGGLTRVAMTEKSLVVNSSQGGGTKDTWIIDDALMGQA; via the coding sequence CTGCGTGTGACGCAATTCGATGAAATGGGCGGCGTGAACGGGGCGACGCGCGCGCCATACGAAAAGCTTTCGCAATGGCTGGCGGGCACGACCCCCGACCTTCTCGCCTCGCGGCGTGAGCAGGCAGAGTTGCTGTTCCGGCGCATCGGCATCACCTTCGCCGTCTATGGCGCTCAGGACGCCACCGAACGGCTCATTCCCTTCGACATTCTGCCGCGCATCATCGCGCGCAGCGAATGGGCGGCGCTGGAGCGCGGCCTCGTGCAGCGCGTCACCGCGCTGAACATGTTTCTCAAGGATCTCTATAACGGCGGCGAGGCGCTGAAGGCCGGGATCATTCCCGCCGATCTCGTCTATCGCAATCCCGGCTATTGCCCGGAAATGGCGGGCCGCCGCGTTCCGCACGACATCTATGTCCACATCGCCGGCGTCGATATCGTGCGCACGGACGACCATGGTTTCTATGTGCTGGAGGACAACGCGCGCACGCCGTCGGGCGTCTCCTACATGCTCGAGAACCGCGAAGTGATGATGCGGCTCTTTCCCGAGCTTTTCGCGATGCATCGCGTCGCGCCGATCGAGGATTATCCCGACGAACTGCTCGCGACGCTGCGCTCCGTCGCGCCGCCGCGCGCGTCGAGCGATCCGACTATCGCGCTGATGACGCCGGGCCAATATAATTCCGCCTTTTACGAGCACTCGTTTCTCGCCGACAAGCTCGGCGTGGAATTGGTCGAAGGCCGCGATCTCTTCGTGAAGGACGACGTGGTCTACATGCGCACGACGGAAGGCCCGCGCCGCGTCGACGTCATCTATCGCCGTATCGACGACGATTTCCTAGATCCGCTGGCGTTCCGGCCGGATTCGGCGCTCGGCGTCGCGGGACTCATGGGCGCCTATCATGCAGGCAATGTGACGCTCGCCAATGCAGTCGGAACAGGCGTCGCCGACGACAAGGCGACATACACCTACATGCCCGACATCATCCGTTTCTATCTCGGCGAGGAGCCGCTCCTGCAAAACGTCCCCACCCATCGCTGTCGCGAGCCGGAGGCGCTGTCCTATGTGCTCGACAATCTCGACGAGCTGGTGGTCAAGGAGGTCAATGGCTCGGGCGGCTACGGGATGCTCGTCGGCCCCCATGCGACCAGGGCCCAGATCGAGGAATTCCGCGCCAAGCTCAAAGCCCATCCCGACAATTTCATCGCCCAGCCAACCCTCGCCCTTTCCACCTGCCCCGTCTCCGTCGCGCAGGGCGTCGCGCCGCGCCATGTCGACCTGCGGCCCTTCGTGCTTCAGGGCGCGAATGGCGTGCGCGTCGTTCCGGGCGGACTCACCCGCGTCGCCATGACAGAGAAGTCGCTGGTCGTGAATTCGAGTCAGGGCGGCGGCACCAAGGACACCTGGATCATCGATGACGCGCTCATGGGGCAGGCCTGA
- a CDS encoding carbohydrate porin codes for MGATGFALLSLLAAPAARAEAPPPVFNWVGMYLGASLGAAFPLHGGERLQAGSGFGSPVYDLYPAGATRPGVTVGAQVGYNWQDGPWVWGFETDLSLLDGRRGPNGLFASSDAYAPGLPVYTLHPGSSANYFASIRGRVGFAYDRALLYLTGGVAAGGARGPETLTLGADGPDAIFEAPWSQSSRMKYVFGAGFEYAFADNWSARAEYLFLNQSLNTQTFDNGAGYLYASRIRNENQILRFGLNYHFGAKNEIVAPLQYGGINGHGGNGASGESGENAPEFYSVHAQTTNVVQGYPRFRAAYDGPNSFPSGGKANFGSTTNIFLGLRLWEGGAVYLNPEIDQGYGLANSVGAASYVNGAVAKVGASAPYMRFQRYFLRQIIGLGGGDRGHDPDQGSRSEVLESTQNQISGKVDRDRIIITLGKFAVGDVFDDNVYAHDPTTGFMNFAFNTMGAFDYAADSWGYTHGLAVEWKQNWWTARGGVFQLSTVPNGLEIEPELFRQYMAVAEFEGRYDLFGQPGAIKFLGYGDNGNLSKMDDVVRYAYLTGEFPPRVDSFRKRAVKMGGGINVKQQLAPNLGFFLRASMADGRYETVDYTDVDRSVSFGLVGGGALWGRDHDEIGVAAAFSGLHGSRVRYFALGGTSVYIGDGALSYDGEKNLEAYYKVGFGRNFDATLDYQLLVDPGHNSARGPINVFGLRLRGAF; via the coding sequence ATGGGCGCAACCGGGTTTGCCTTGCTTTCGCTTCTCGCCGCGCCGGCGGCCCGCGCGGAAGCGCCGCCGCCGGTGTTCAACTGGGTCGGCATGTATCTCGGAGCGAGTCTCGGCGCTGCCTTTCCGCTTCACGGCGGCGAGCGGTTGCAGGCGGGGAGCGGCTTCGGCTCGCCCGTTTACGATCTCTACCCCGCAGGCGCGACACGGCCGGGCGTCACGGTTGGCGCGCAAGTCGGCTACAACTGGCAGGACGGGCCCTGGGTCTGGGGCTTCGAGACGGATTTGAGCCTGCTCGACGGCCGCCGCGGCCCGAACGGACTATTCGCGTCTTCGGACGCCTATGCGCCGGGACTACCCGTTTACACATTGCATCCCGGTTCGAGCGCAAATTATTTCGCCAGCATTCGCGGCCGCGTCGGCTTCGCCTACGACCGCGCGCTCCTCTATCTGACCGGCGGCGTAGCGGCGGGCGGCGCGCGCGGACCTGAAACGCTTACGCTCGGCGCCGACGGCCCCGATGCGATTTTCGAGGCGCCCTGGTCGCAATCCTCGCGGATGAAATATGTTTTCGGCGCCGGTTTCGAATACGCCTTCGCAGATAATTGGTCGGCGCGCGCGGAATATCTTTTTCTGAACCAGTCGCTGAACACGCAGACTTTCGACAATGGCGCGGGCTATCTCTACGCCTCGCGCATCCGAAATGAAAACCAGATCCTGCGCTTCGGGCTGAATTATCATTTCGGCGCCAAGAACGAGATCGTCGCTCCGTTGCAATACGGCGGAATAAACGGCCACGGCGGAAATGGCGCGAGTGGCGAGAGCGGCGAAAACGCGCCGGAGTTTTATAGCGTGCACGCCCAGACCACCAATGTCGTGCAGGGCTATCCGCGATTTCGCGCGGCCTATGACGGACCCAACAGCTTTCCTTCCGGCGGAAAGGCGAATTTCGGATCGACGACGAACATCTTCCTTGGCCTGCGCCTGTGGGAAGGCGGCGCGGTCTATCTCAACCCCGAGATCGATCAGGGCTACGGACTCGCCAATTCGGTTGGAGCCGCCTCTTACGTCAACGGCGCGGTCGCCAAGGTCGGCGCCAGCGCGCCCTACATGCGCTTTCAGCGTTATTTCCTGCGCCAGATCATCGGGCTCGGCGGCGGCGACCGCGGGCATGATCCAGACCAGGGCTCGCGCAGTGAAGTGCTCGAATCGACGCAGAACCAGATCTCCGGCAAGGTCGATCGCGACCGCATCATCATCACGCTGGGCAAATTCGCCGTGGGAGACGTCTTCGACGACAACGTCTACGCGCACGATCCGACGACAGGCTTCATGAATTTCGCCTTCAACACCATGGGCGCCTTCGATTACGCGGCCGACTCATGGGGCTACACGCATGGCCTGGCCGTGGAATGGAAACAGAACTGGTGGACGGCGCGCGGCGGCGTGTTTCAGCTCTCGACCGTGCCGAACGGGCTCGAGATCGAGCCAGAATTATTCCGTCAATATATGGCCGTCGCAGAGTTCGAGGGCCGCTACGACCTTTTCGGCCAGCCGGGAGCAATCAAGTTTCTCGGCTATGGCGACAATGGCAATCTGAGCAAGATGGACGATGTGGTGCGCTACGCCTATCTGACAGGCGAGTTCCCGCCGCGCGTCGACTCCTTCCGCAAGCGCGCCGTCAAGATGGGCGGGGGAATCAATGTAAAGCAACAGCTGGCGCCGAATCTCGGGTTCTTCCTGCGCGCGAGCATGGCGGACGGTCGCTATGAGACAGTGGATTACACTGACGTCGACCGGTCCGTGTCGTTCGGACTTGTCGGCGGCGGCGCCTTGTGGGGGCGCGATCACGACGAGATCGGCGTTGCGGCCGCCTTCAGCGGACTTCATGGCTCACGCGTGCGCTATTTCGCGCTTGGCGGAACGAGCGTCTATATCGGCGACGGCGCGCTCTCCTATGATGGCGAGAAGAATCTGGAGGCCTATTACAAGGTCGGCTTCGGCAGGAATTTCGACGCCACTTTAGATTATCAGCTGCTCGTCGATCCCGGGCACAACAGCGCGCGCGGGCCGATCAATGTCTTCGGCCTGCGGCTGCGCGGCGCGTTCTGA
- a CDS encoding glutathione peroxidase translates to MTTLYDIEATTIDGATRSLRDYAGKALLVVNVASRCGFTPQYKGLEALYRKFADRGFVILGFPCNQFGAQEPGSESEIAAFCSTNYDVTFPMFAKIDVNGEKAHPLYRLLKHAAPGLLGSEAIKWNFTKFLVDRNGAVVKRYAPTDTPQAIERDIEALL, encoded by the coding sequence ATGACGACGCTCTATGATATCGAGGCCACGACGATCGACGGCGCAACCAGATCCTTGCGCGATTACGCGGGCAAGGCGCTCCTCGTCGTCAATGTCGCGAGCCGCTGCGGCTTCACCCCCCAATACAAGGGGCTCGAGGCGCTCTATCGCAAATTCGCGGACAGGGGGTTTGTCATTCTCGGCTTTCCCTGCAACCAGTTCGGCGCGCAGGAGCCGGGTTCGGAAAGCGAGATTGCCGCCTTTTGCTCGACGAATTACGACGTGACCTTTCCGATGTTCGCCAAGATCGACGTGAATGGCGAAAAGGCGCATCCGCTTTATCGCCTGTTGAAACATGCGGCGCCGGGACTGCTCGGCTCCGAGGCCATCAAATGGAATTTCACGAAATTTCTCGTTGATCGCAATGGCGCTGTCGTGAAGCGATATGCGCCGACCGATACGCCGCAGGCGATCGAGAGAGACATCGAGGCGCTTCTGTGA
- a CDS encoding sigma-54 dependent transcriptional regulator: MTSIILIADDDPVQRRLLEAMVRRFGYEAETVEGGEQALARLTQPGAPPIALLILDLVMPDLDGMGVLTRMRDTKIATPVIVQTAHGSIEAVISAMRAGAHDFVVKPVGAERLQISIKNALSADALAGEIRRISRRASGALTFRDLVSRSDDMARVIRLGERAAHSSIPVLIEGESGVGKELVARAIQGGSDRRGKPFVTVNCGALPANLVESILFGHEKGAFTGATEKHSGKFLEANGGTLFLDEIGELPLDIQVKLLRALQEGEIDPVGARRPVRVDIRLISATNQNLIELVKRGQFREDLFYRLNVFPISIPPLRARRQDIADLARRFAARFAAEEGRNIRGVTAEALSLLTTYDWPGNVRQLENAVFRAVVLADGDELTVAEFPQIAAHVDGYDVRVPPAPALAPAADAPRQREIVHVEIRDPNVISMLGANGEMRKLQDLEAETIRFALTHYRGQMSEIARRLGIGRSTLYRKMKEYGLDEGAESEAKPSDSLVA, translated from the coding sequence ATGACTTCCATAATTCTCATTGCTGACGACGATCCGGTGCAACGCCGCCTGCTCGAGGCCATGGTGCGGCGATTCGGTTACGAAGCCGAGACCGTGGAGGGCGGCGAACAGGCCCTTGCGCGGCTGACGCAGCCCGGCGCGCCGCCGATCGCGCTGCTCATTCTCGATCTCGTGATGCCCGATCTCGACGGCATGGGCGTGCTCACGCGCATGCGCGACACGAAGATCGCGACGCCCGTCATCGTGCAGACCGCGCATGGCTCGATCGAGGCCGTGATTTCGGCGATGCGCGCGGGCGCGCACGACTTTGTCGTGAAGCCGGTCGGCGCCGAGCGGCTGCAGATCTCCATCAAGAACGCCCTGTCGGCGGACGCGCTCGCCGGCGAAATCCGCCGCATCAGCCGCCGCGCCTCGGGCGCGCTCACCTTCCGGGATCTCGTCTCGCGCAGCGATGACATGGCGCGCGTGATTCGTCTCGGCGAACGCGCCGCGCATTCGTCCATACCCGTGCTGATCGAGGGCGAATCCGGCGTCGGCAAGGAGCTGGTCGCCCGCGCCATTCAGGGCGGCTCCGATCGCAGGGGCAAGCCCTTCGTTACTGTGAACTGTGGGGCGCTCCCCGCCAATCTGGTGGAGTCGATACTCTTCGGCCACGAGAAAGGCGCCTTCACCGGCGCGACCGAAAAGCATTCGGGCAAGTTTCTCGAAGCCAATGGCGGCACGCTTTTCCTCGATGAAATCGGCGAACTGCCCCTCGACATTCAGGTGAAGCTCTTGCGCGCGCTGCAGGAGGGCGAGATCGACCCCGTCGGCGCGAGGCGGCCGGTGCGCGTCGATATCCGCCTGATCTCCGCGACGAACCAGAATCTCATCGAACTCGTGAAGCGCGGGCAGTTTCGCGAGGACCTGTTCTACCGTCTCAACGTCTTTCCGATCAGCATTCCGCCGCTGCGCGCGCGCCGTCAGGACATCGCCGATCTCGCGCGGCGTTTCGCGGCGCGTTTCGCGGCCGAAGAGGGCCGCAACATTCGCGGGGTCACGGCCGAAGCGCTGTCGCTGCTGACGACCTATGACTGGCCCGGCAATGTGCGGCAGCTTGAAAACGCCGTGTTTCGCGCCGTGGTGCTCGCGGACGGCGATGAACTGACGGTCGCCGAATTTCCGCAGATCGCCGCCCATGTCGACGGATATGACGTGCGTGTGCCGCCCGCGCCGGCGCTCGCGCCCGCGGCCGACGCGCCGCGTCAGCGCGAGATCGTGCATGTCGAAATCCGCGATCCCAACGTCATTTCCATGCTCGGCGCCAATGGCGAGATGCGCAAGCTCCAGGATCTGGAGGCGGAGACGATCCGTTTCGCGCTGACGCATTATCGTGGCCAGATGTCGGAGATTGCGCGACGGCTCGGCATCGGCCGTTCGACGCTTTATCGCAAGATGAAGGAATATGGCCTCGACGAAGGCGCTGAATCCGAGGCCAAGCCCTCCGACAGCCTGGTGGCGTGA
- a CDS encoding M3 family oligoendopeptidase, which translates to MLFTTRSTRATAEAAAGASESLPEWNLADLYPGTDSPQLKSDLARAATEVAQFGKDYRGRLAEMATGADASVALGKALARYEALQDLLGRLMSFAGLLYSGDTTDPARAKFYGDVQEKVTNASAQLLFFQLELNRLDDETLMAAAGKEPLLRWRPWLEDIRKEKPYELEDKLEELFHEKYISGAAAWNRLFDETIASLRFKVGGEELAIEPVLNLMQDPNEAKRKEAALAIGATLKANQRVFSLITNTLAKDKEISDRWRGFEDVADSRHLSNRVEREVVEALAKAVEDAHPRLSHRYYRLKAKWFGKDALDYWDRSAPLPATPSKLYTWPEARAIVLGAYKGFAPRMAQIAGDFFDKKWIDAPVRPGKAPGAFSHPTVPSAHPYVLLNFQGKTRDVMTLAHELGHGVHQVLAARQGALMAPTPLTLAETASVFGEMLTFRALLAQATDKNQRRALLASKVEDMINTVVRQMAFYAFERKVHTERRNGELTADQICDLWMSVQAESLGPSIRLGPGYECFWAYIPHFIHSPFYVYAYAFGDCLVNSLYGVYQKAHEGFAERYFALLEAGGAKPYNELLKPFGLDARDPAFWNIGLEMIEGLIAELEAMEEA; encoded by the coding sequence ATGCTCTTCACAACGCGCTCCACCCGCGCCACGGCCGAGGCCGCGGCGGGTGCTTCCGAATCGCTGCCCGAATGGAACCTCGCCGACCTTTATCCGGGAACCGATTCGCCGCAGTTGAAGAGCGATCTGGCCAGAGCGGCGACGGAGGTTGCGCAATTCGGCAAGGACTATCGCGGCCGCCTCGCTGAGATGGCGACGGGCGCGGACGCGAGCGTCGCGCTCGGAAAGGCGCTCGCACGCTACGAGGCGCTGCAGGATCTGCTCGGGCGCCTCATGTCATTCGCCGGGCTGCTTTACAGCGGCGACACCACCGACCCGGCGCGCGCGAAATTCTACGGCGACGTACAGGAAAAGGTGACCAACGCCTCGGCGCAGCTCCTCTTTTTCCAGCTCGAACTCAATCGCCTCGACGACGAGACGCTGATGGCGGCGGCCGGCAAGGAGCCGCTCCTGCGCTGGAGGCCCTGGCTCGAGGACATTCGCAAGGAGAAGCCCTACGAACTCGAGGACAAGCTCGAGGAGCTTTTCCACGAGAAATACATCTCGGGCGCCGCGGCGTGGAACCGCCTTTTCGACGAGACCATCGCCTCGCTGCGCTTCAAGGTCGGCGGCGAAGAGCTCGCGATCGAGCCTGTACTGAATCTGATGCAGGACCCCAACGAGGCGAAGCGCAAGGAGGCGGCGCTGGCGATCGGCGCGACGCTGAAGGCCAATCAGCGCGTCTTCTCGCTCATCACCAACACCCTCGCCAAGGACAAGGAAATCTCGGACCGCTGGCGCGGCTTCGAGGACGTCGCCGATTCGCGCCATCTCTCCAACCGCGTCGAGCGTGAGGTGGTGGAGGCGCTGGCCAAGGCGGTGGAGGACGCGCATCCGCGCCTCTCGCACCGCTATTACAGGCTCAAGGCCAAATGGTTCGGCAAGGACGCGCTCGACTACTGGGACCGCAGCGCGCCGCTGCCGGCGACGCCGAGCAAGCTCTACACCTGGCCGGAGGCGCGCGCGATCGTGCTCGGCGCATATAAAGGCTTTGCGCCGCGCATGGCGCAGATCGCCGGGGACTTCTTCGACAAGAAATGGATCGACGCGCCGGTGCGGCCGGGCAAGGCGCCGGGCGCCTTTTCACATCCGACCGTTCCTTCGGCGCATCCCTATGTGCTGCTCAATTTCCAGGGCAAGACGCGCGACGTCATGACGCTCGCGCATGAGCTCGGCCATGGCGTGCATCAGGTGCTCGCCGCGCGTCAGGGGGCGCTGATGGCGCCGACGCCGCTGACGCTCGCCGAGACGGCCTCGGTCTTCGGCGAGATGCTGACCTTCCGCGCGCTGCTCGCGCAGGCGACCGACAAGAACCAGCGCCGCGCGCTGCTCGCCTCCAAGGTCGAGGACATGATCAACACGGTGGTGCGACAGATGGCCTTTTACGCCTTCGAGCGAAAGGTTCACACCGAGCGGCGCAACGGCGAACTCACCGCCGACCAGATCTGCGACCTGTGGATGAGCGTGCAGGCGGAGAGTCTCGGGCCGTCCATCCGGCTCGGGCCGGGATATGAATGCTTCTGGGCCTATATCCCGCACTTCATCCATTCGCCCTTCTATGTCTACGCCTACGCTTTCGGCGATTGTCTCGTCAATTCGCTCTATGGCGTCTACCAGAAGGCGCACGAAGGTTTTGCGGAACGCTATTTCGCGCTGCTCGAGGCCGGCGGCGCGAAGCCCTACAACGAGCTGCTGAAGCCCTTCGGGCTGGATGCGCGCGATCCGGCGTTCTGGAACATCGGTCTTGAAATGATCGAGGGGCTGATCGCGGAGCTGGAGGCGATGGAGGAGGCCTGA
- a CDS encoding O-methyltransferase: MIKQWQAVDDYIAGRLIARPEQQHETLDANRRSGLPAIDVSAPQGKLLHILSRALRARRILEIGTLGGFSTIWLARALEPGGKVVTVEFDPRHAEVARANIAREGLTDRVDLRVGAALDILPKIEAEGAGPFDLSFIDADKTNNAAYFNWALKMSRPGALIIVDNVVRDGAVADPSTKEDSALGARALFDAVADESRVTATAIQTVGSKGWDGFLIAMVK; this comes from the coding sequence ATGATAAAACAATGGCAAGCGGTCGACGATTATATCGCGGGCCGGCTGATTGCTCGGCCCGAGCAGCAGCACGAGACCCTGGACGCGAACAGGCGATCGGGTCTGCCGGCCATCGACGTCTCGGCCCCGCAGGGGAAGCTCCTCCACATTCTCTCGCGAGCGCTTCGCGCGCGCCGTATTCTCGAAATCGGGACTCTCGGCGGTTTTTCGACGATCTGGCTGGCGCGCGCGCTCGAACCCGGCGGCAAGGTCGTCACCGTGGAATTCGACCCCCGTCACGCGGAGGTCGCGCGCGCCAACATTGCCCGCGAGGGCTTGACCGACCGGGTCGATCTGCGGGTCGGCGCGGCGCTCGATATCCTGCCGAAGATTGAGGCGGAAGGGGCGGGACCTTTCGACCTTTCCTTTATCGACGCGGACAAGACGAACAACGCCGCCTATTTCAACTGGGCGCTGAAAATGTCGCGGCCCGGCGCGCTGATCATCGTCGATAATGTCGTCCGGGACGGCGCGGTGGCCGATCCCTCGACCAAAGAGGACAGCGCGCTCGGCGCTCGCGCCTTGTTCGACGCAGTCGCCGACGAATCGCGTGTGACGGCGACCGCCATCCAGACCGTCGGATCCAAGGGGTGGGATGGCTTCCTGATCGCCATGGTGAAATAG